In the Quercus lobata isolate SW786 chromosome 5, ValleyOak3.0 Primary Assembly, whole genome shotgun sequence genome, one interval contains:
- the LOC115991010 gene encoding uncharacterized protein LOC115991010, whose protein sequence is MCISRLVGFFFKGLGNKIQGSELDSQTISMEDLAQSWTRLSLSEREGLGCCLTTEESVKSFSIAANFLTKRALNIEAIVRTFTPLWRARTGFKIQNIGDHKILFSFDDKEDVDRILGSELWSFDKHYDNDRPLQDIKYDRTTFWVQVRSLPMRYMPIEAEEKICNAVGKVIKQSDSQVYDGGNFIRVKVSIDITLPLCQGRLLSLNNDKQLWVMFKYERLPNICYWCGRLTHDDRDCDIWIESEGTLRNDQKEFGSSLRAPPFVVSKKKTIMVSGYFSTRKMNNKAIHASQPMEEEPPTQ, encoded by the coding sequence ATGTGTATTTCTAGgcttgtggggttttttttcaagggtttgggaaacaaaattcaaggTAGTGAATTGGACTCTCAGACAATCTCTATGGAGGACCTTGCACAATCTTGGACACGTCTTTCCCTATCTGAAAGAGAAGGGCTAGGTTGCTGCCTCACGACAGAGGAGAGTGTCAAATCTTTCTCCATTGCAGCAAACTTCCTCACTAAAAGAGCTCTCAACATTGAAGCGATTGTTAGAACTTTTACACCTCTGTGGCGGGCAAGGACAggtttcaaaattcaaaatattggAGATCAtaagattcttttttcttttgatgacAAGGAGGACGTAGACAGAATCCTAGGTAGCGAACTGTGGAGTTTTGACAAGCACTATGATAATGACAGACCTCTCCAGGATATCAAGTATGATAGGACTACATTTTGGGTACAAGTTCGTAGTCTCCCAATGAGGTATATGCCCATCGAGGCGGAGGAAAAAATTTGCAATGCAGTGGGAAAAGTTATTAAACAATCTGATTCACAGGTTTACGATGGGGGCAACTTTATTCGTGTAAAGGTCTCAATAGACATTACATTACCTTTATGCCAAGGTCGCCTTCTCTCCCTCAACAATGATAAGCAATTGTGGGTCATGTTCAAATACGAAAGACTGCCAAACATTTGCTATTGGTGTGGTCGTCTTACTCATGACGATAGGGACTGCGACATTTGGATTGAAAGCGAAGGAACTCTAAGGAATGATCAGAAGGAATTCGGATCCAGCCTACGTGCACCTCCATTTGTGGTTtcgaaaaagaaaacaattatgGTGTCGGGATACTTTTCTACGAGGAAGATGAACAATAAGGCCATACATGCTTCTCAGCCAATGGAAGAGGAGCCACCGACTCAATAG